From Clarias gariepinus isolate MV-2021 ecotype Netherlands chromosome 2, CGAR_prim_01v2, whole genome shotgun sequence, one genomic window encodes:
- the LOC128518037 gene encoding CD276 antigen homolog, with protein MTNFSYICTVWISVCVYLLSAEPEISVSGPVGSTAVLPCQLTSVDTDRPYIRWNMKSEIVFERLSERSYQGEGYEGRVDVPVEELRKGNCSLVLHNLTFTDTGVYTSYQTVRHTKRSVRVRRGTVLINSVNLSVYGE; from the exons ATGACCAACTTTTCCTACATCTGCACCGTGTGGATcagcgtctgtgtgt ACCTCCTCTCTGCAGAACCTGAGATCAGTGTATCTGGCCCAGTGGGTTCTACAGCTGTCCTGCCGTGTCAACTGACGAGTGTAGACACTGACAGACCGTATATTAGATGGAACATGAAATCTGAGATTGTGTTTGAGCGACTGAGTGAGAGGTCGTATCAGGGTGAGGGATATGAGGGTCGTGTGGACGTTCCTGTGGAGGAGCTGCGTAAGGGGAACTGTTCACTGGTGTTACACAATCTGACATTTACTGATACAGGAGTCTACACcagctaccagacagtgagacacaccAAGAGATCTGTCCGTGTTAGGAGAGGAACAGTCCTGATCAACAGTGTTAATCTCTCAGTCTatggtgagtga